The segment TGGAAGCGGCGGGCGTGAAACACGAATTCGTGCCATTCGAAGGCGGTGTCCATGGCCTGGACCTCGTGCAGGTCGGCATTGTGACGCAGGGAACCTTGGCCTTCTTCGACAAGTGGCTGAAGGGCGAGACGCCAGCCGAGGAAACAGCCGGCGAAGAAGCGCCGCCGTTCGAGGCGATTCCCAAGATTGACGCGCATGCGCACGCGTTCGATGACATGCCGGAGTTCGCGGCGTGGCTGGAGCGGAACAACCTGCGCCTGATCAACATCTGCCTGTACGGGAACCGGCCCGAGGCGCTCGCACCGCTGGAGGCGCAAGCAGCCCACCTGCACCGGTTCTACCCGCGCGTGTATTCCTTCGCTTCGACCTTCGACCTGACCCGGCGCGACCAGCCGGGCTACGCGGACGAGGTAACGGCGTGGCTGGACCAGACGTTCGCGGAGGGCGCGGTGATGGTGAAGCTGTGGAAAGAGGTTGGCATGCAATTAAAGGGGACCGACGGAAGGTACCTGCTGCCCGACGATCCGGTGTTGGACCCGGTCTGCGCGCATCTCGCCGCGCGCGGCAAGCCGCTCTTGCTGCACGCCGGAGACCCCGTCGACGCGTGGCGCCCGCTCGACCCCGAGAGCGCCCATTACCGCTATTTCTCGTCGAATCCGGAGTGGCACATGTACGACCGTGCGGATGCCCCGGATTACGAGGACATTCTGGCCGCGGTGGACCGGTTATTGGAGAAGCACCCCGACCTGACCGTGGTCGCGGCCCATCTGGGCAACATGGCCCACGACGTGGACCGCGTGGGAGCGTGGCTGGACCGCCACCCCAACTTGTACGTCGATGTTTCGGCCCGCTTGCCCGACCTCATGCGCCAGCCGGTGGAGAAGATCCGCGCCTTTTTCATCAAGCACCAGGACCGCATTCTGTACGGCACCGACATCGACCCCTGCCAGTTCCCTGCGCCGGGGCCCATCGCCGCGGAGAAGCGGGACGCATACCTCTGGGCCGCGGAGGCGCGATACCGGAACGAATACGCGTATTTCGCGGGATCCGGCACGAGGAATCCGGGCGATAGCGAGGCGGCGTGCCTCGCCCTGCCGCGCTCCGTGCTCGAGAAACTCTACCACGCCAACGCCGAGCGCCTGATCCCCGAACTCGCGCCGTGACAAAACGCGTTGCGAGTCTCTTGCTCTTCAAACTCACCGTTGAACCAGCCGCCTGCAAGGCAGGGATTGCAGGCATCCATCGCCCGAACAAACGTCACCGAACAAAACGTCACTTTGACATCAGATTGCCGGGGTGGTACGCTTTTCGCCATATATGGGGAACGAGGCGCGCAGCAAATGGGGGCCTTGCCGGTCGCGTTGACGCACGAGAGAATGAGCCGTGCGGGAGCAAGAGCGCCCGACGTGCCTATGCGCACAGTTCTCGACTGCTGTGCGGCATCTTTTGCCACTGTATGATGCAGCGAGGTCAAGACACGGCGCCAGAACGCGGCAAGGGGGAAAAGGGTTTGGTGAGGAGTACCGTGCATGAATGATCAAACGCAAGAAGCCTATGGTTGTGCCCTCATTGTTGGCGCATTTGCTGTGGGCCTGCTTACCTGCCTGGTTCTGGGACTTGCTCAGCTTGCCGTTGGCTGCATCATCTTTTTCGCCCTCTATCTGCTCATGGCTATATCAATCAATGAATGGATGAAAGCCACCGGGATTCGCGGCACGCCTAAAGGAAAGCTGTTCGCTGTCATTGCTATCGTGGGTATGCTGGTAGTCTGCAGTTTCGTGGCCTTCGTGAGCGTACGCATCATTTTCGGAAGCGCGCCGGACGACGCACAGTACTGGATAGGCGATCCTCCCGTTGACAGTTTTTTCCATGCTTCCAACTGCCCCGACCTTCCCAAAGACGTAAAAGGTTATGCGTCGAAAGAACCGCTGCTCTCCACCGGCTACCTTCCGTGTCCAAAGTGCCTGGCCCTGGAAGTTCTTTCTGACACGACATGGAATGGCGCGCTGCCTGTCCACGGTCAGACTACGTTTGAGTTTGCCCCAAACCAAAGGGTCAGGCTCACTTTCTTTCGAAACAAGACGGACATGTCGTGCAGTTGGTCTTTGGATGGAAACCTCTTGACAATCGTCGGGACCAATCTCACCGGCGAACAATTCACGCTCAGTGGCGAGATCGTGGATGGCAACCCCGTCGTGCAAGGTGTGACGTTGCGTCAGGGATACTCTCCCCGATAGGCTCCAGACACCATGGCCGTAACTCATGCCCGCGCGATAGAAATGGGCCGGACTTCCATTCCAGGCAATGCAGAATCGAACGGGTTCCGCCTGCGGGGCATGCAGGTCTCGCCATCCCGCGGTAATTGTCTGGCAAAGGCAGCCCGAAACCGGTTGGGCCATGCCCTTGCCTGAAGCATAGGACGACAGCTCATGAAGATGTTTCTCGTTGTTCTGTTGGCGTGTGTTGCGCCTGCGGCGAGCGGACAGCCCGCCGTTCCGGGCGAGGCTCCCGAAAACCCACCGTTCAAGGAAGCGCAGGTCTTGCCGGCCGATGAAGCGGCGCACCAGCCGGATTTTCTCGAGTTCCGGAAGCAACTCATTGCCGCTGTGGCCAAGCGTGACCGTGCGTCCTTGATTGAACACCTTGCCGACGATGTGAGCAACGAACTGGCTGGAGTCCTCGGCCTGCCAGAATTCATCTCCTTCTACGGACTCACGGGAAAGACGGACACTGGTCACGATGAATCCTTCATTTGGGAAGAATTGAAGGAGATTCTTGCTCTGGGCGGCACGTTTCGCGATGGCGCATTCCACGCTCCCTATCTGACCACCCAATTCCCGGATGAATTCGACGCATTCGAGTTTGCGGTCATCACGGGCAAAGACGTCAATGTCCGGCAAGGCCCGGGCACCAACACGCGCGTGGTCGCGAAGAAGAGCTACACCATTGTGAGAGTCCTCGACTGGGGAGATAGTCCCGAAGCCACCTTGTCCGCGGGCGAGAAGACGTATGGGTGGGTTCGCGTGGGCTTGCCCACAGGAGAGACTGGGTACGTATACGGGAAGTACGTGCGCTCGCCAATCGCCTGTCGCGCGATTTTCCAGAAACGCGGCGGGGCTTGGAAGCTGGCGATCTTTGTGTGTGGAGACTAGGGGCTGTCCCAAGACCCGTGCGACGAGCAGAATCGCGCGTTCGACACGAAAATACCATTTGAAGAGCGAGGTCAGCTTTGCCCGCGCCCCTTATTCCGTCACGCCGCATGATTCTTCGCGCGTCCCCCACCGCGCGATCGCGGCCTGCGTCTGTGAGGGGTTGTGCTGCATGCGGATGCGCCAGATCAGTTCCTCAGGGAGCACGACGCGGATACCGGTGGGCAGGCGGTCCACGCACCAGCCCACGGGCTCGTATCCCCGAACACCGCCGTATTTCGCTGCGTCCGTCTGGTCCATGTTCTCCGCGTCTTCGTCGGGCCCGGGCGCATGGCGGAAGAACGACCACGCATGAGTGATCACCCAATCGAGCTGCTGGCGGCCTTCCCGCGCCGCCTGCGCGGCCGACTCGCCAATCTCGCGCGCAATCTTCGCGGGCGTGCCCGCGCGCGGCCGTTGGTTCGAATGCTCCCAGATGGCGTATCGGGCGGAAACGACGGGCACGTCCCAGCCGCGCGCGTCCTGCACCCATAGGACCGTGCCCGCGCCACCTTCGTACGGGTAGTACTGGAACGCGAGGATGCCGAGCAGTCCGTCCATCTCGCGCGCATATGTTTCACAGGCGCGCCGGGCCTCGGGCGCGGAGAAATCGCCGAAGTTGAACGCGATGATGCGCGTCCCCGTTTTCCGCATGTGCGCCCAGGTGCGCCGCGCGTGCCGCGCGAGCAGTTCTTCCGCATTCGAGCGGTTCAACGCGAATTTGTCGGGGTAGAAGTAGCCGCCTCCCCATTCGATGAATGCGTCGTTGCGCGACTGCGTGCCCACGCAATAGGCCAGCATCTCCGGGCAAAGCTGGACCAGTTGCGAGAAACAACAGGACCAGCCAAAAGGGAAACGGCCGCGCCCGGGGTTGCCGTACCAGCTGTCTCCCTGCGCGCGCGCGAACCCGCCCAGGTACCATTGCACATTGTCACCGTCGGTAATGACGAAACTGACCGCGGGGCGCCGGTCGCTCCAGTCTATGCGCGCGGGATCGACGTGACGAGGGCGCGGGACAGCCGACTGGTCCGAGGCGGCCATCAGCAGGGGCAGGTTCAGGCACCAGTTCGTGGCGCTCTGGATATGGCCCTCGAGACTGGTCATGAGCGTGGCCTTGTATTCGTCGCCGCCGTTCCAGCCGAGCACGGGCGATAACGGTTCGAGCCACGCCAGAATCGACGGCACGGGTTCCTCGAAACCGTACACGGCGATAGCCCGTTGGGCGATGGCGAAATCGCGCGTGTGGGGGCATCTCGGGTCCTGCGTGCAGACCATGTGCCTGCTGAACCGGTCCCGGTACGCATCGAAAACCCACTGCTGCGTCTTGCCGCGCGCGTCGAAGAGCAGCGCAAGACCGCGCGCCATGGCCTCGCTTTCGAGGCACTCCTCCACGACCGCGCCGTCCAGCAGGCCCGCCAGGCTCGTGGCGACGTTGATGGACAAGTCCATGCCGTGCCGGTGCTGGGCGGTCTCGCCCTCCGAAGTGTCGCGGCGGTACAGGATATAACCCTTGACGATGCCTTGGTGCGCGAACCGCTCGGCCAATTCCCACGGCGATAGGACGCCGCGCACCTCGAGGTTGAGCCGCGCGAGCGTGTGCGCGTACCAGTCTTCGTAGTCCGGATTATTCCAGGCGAGCCAGACCATCTCGTCGCCACGACCCTCATTCACGGCCTTGGCCGCAAGCCCGGCCAAGGATTCGGTCAGCATGTGCAGGGGCATATTGTCTGCGCACGCGGCCGTCGCGGCGGGCAAGACAACGCGTATAACCGCGCTGGGCGCTGTCTGGACCGGCCACCAGCGGGCTTCGCCCTCTTCCGCGGCATGGGCAACGCCGGTCAAGAGCATCAGGCCGGGCAAAATCGCGCGGAATGCGAAACGCATGTTCGAGTCTCCCGGCCGGTTGTTCTGATGTCTTGCCGCGCGGCTCGAGCCCTTCTGCCCGAAGGAAAGCATAGCCGTCTATGAGGTCGGCGCGCGGGAGACGCGCGGTTGTCCGCGTGCGGGATCAATTCGTGCGGCATCGCCAGCCGACTCTTGAGGACCGCGCGATTTGGAGCACAATTATCACGCCGTTGAGCACCAGTGCAAGCCCCGAATACGTGAGCTTGTACATCTGCGAACGGCCAAATGCGAATTCCGAGTCCAGTCGTGCAACCGCAGGATTCGACTGCAGATAACGCACCCGAACCGGCCCGCCGATGGTCACGCCGCTTGCATTTTCAAACCGCAGGTCGTCGCCGGCCTCGTAACGCCGGGTATTCGCCTGAGGCGGCGCACCTGCCGGCGTGAAGCTGAACGTGACATGGTAATAGTGCCCGCTCCTCTCCTGCCTCTCGCGCATATGCGTCACGAGACCGTCCGTAACGCGGCTGTCCGGCGAGCCAAGCGCACGGAATGTGGAAAGGTTGGCGAACCCTGCCGGACTCAACAGCACACCGGCGCAGGACACGAACAAGGCTGGAAAACGCAGCAGGCTGAGCGCGCCAACAAAGAAACGCGCCGTGTCGTCCCCGGGCGTGGGCAACGATGCCGCCAGCACGCCGCAGATGCCGCACGCGATGGTGAGCGGTATAACATGAAGAATGCCCCAATCGCGAAGGCCGGCGGTCCAGCTTATCACGATCGCGAGCACTGCGAGAATGCTTATGTATAAAAGAGTACGATGGACCCGCTGGAAGACCCGGCCCCGCGTGGCCCGCGTGAGGGGGAATTCGGGAACTGGGTCCGCGCCCCGCGCGCGGTCCAGGGTATGGCCTGCCAAGTCCGCTATGGTCTTTGCCGCCATGAGCACGAGAAGGAATCCCTTGGGCAGGTCGAACGCCGGGCTGACCGTGACGCCGAATACGATGCACATGTGAAGCGGCACAACGCGCAAGGCGGTGGATTTCACAAGCGCCTCCGCGGTGGTCCGGCGGAACTCGCCCCGCCCCACGAAATCGTAGACAAGACTGAAGAACTGGTGTCCCGCCATCAGGGCGAGTGTTGCCAGAACCTGTGGCGACACGAAGATCTTCAATACGGGTATTGTCTGCTCGAAATGCAGGCGAACCGTGGTTTTCCCCTCGGCCTGGGCCTGAAATGCGGTGCATAGCGCCACCACGAAGAGAAGATGAATGACGGTAAACACCGCGTAAGGGAATACGCCGGATATTCCCTGCGAGATCCGCCGCAACAGTGTGAGGTCGTGCCGGACCAAGGCGATTTTTGCGGCCAGGAACAAACCAATGACGGCGTTTTCCAGCCAGTACAGCACCAGGATCATGGTTACGTCCCAGTGAAAGAAGAACACGCCGGACACGGGTATCAGGTTCGCGATGATGACTGAAACAAAAGAGAGAGGCCCTGCTCTGAACCGGTCGTGAAGCGCGTACCTGAATCGCACGGGCGTGCCGTCATCAGGGGCCGCAGCCACGACGTGCCTTACCACGTGCGGCGTGGACTTGCGATTGCGGTGTTCCGGTTTCACTGAGCCGCCATATGCGCCGCGAATTCCCGCATGTTTGAGGCAACCGTGTTTTTCCGCATGCGGTCAGGCGATGAATGAAGCATATGCAAGCCGGAGGTCTTGAGTCAATGGACCGCGTGCGGCCGCCGCGCCTATTCAGATTGCGCGGCGGGCGCTGGAAGCTCGCGCGCGGCGACAATGCCGCCGTAGGCAAAACCGGTCCCCTTGATTGTGCTGATGTCGACCTGGCCATTGCGGCGCTGGTAGATGCCGGGGTGTGTTCTGGCCTCGGGCAGGCTAGCTTCCGGGTAAAACTGCATGGCGTTGGTTTCGACGCCCATGATTGTCCCCGCGTGCGCGGCGAGCAGGCAATGGGGCACCTGCGCGAGCATCGGATTGGTGAGGTCCTGCACCATGAGCATCATGCCGTGGACCTTGGCCCAGCACAGGGCCAGCAGCGCGCCGGTCTGCGTCTTGCACGTCTTCAGCGCGACGCCCGTCCAGCCGAGTTCGCGGCCCAGTCTCACGAGCCGCCAGTCGTGCGCGCTCTCATCCATGAACAGCGGCTTGCGCGCGGATACGCTATGCACATCGATGCGGTTTTGTTCGAGTTCATAGGGGAACGGTTGCTCGACGTAGAGGATCATGCCGTATATGCGTGGTTGCTCGATCAGCAATTGATCGAGAATATCGGCGACGTAAGCGGGTTCGGAGACGGTCGAGTTGAAGTCGGCAGAAAGCCAGTTCACGTTCTCTTCGATTGCGATCTGGCCAACGCGGACGAGCCGGTCGTAATCCCAGGCGCGGTCATTGCCGCGCAACTTGATCTTGAGGCACTTCAAGCCGTCGGTGCGGATCCAGTCGCGCAACAGCACGGGGTAACCGTCCTCGGGTTCCGAGCCGTCGCGCTCGCTCTCGTCGATCCAGTCCTTGCCGCCGACAAGGTGCCATGCGGGCATGCGGTCCGGGCGCGGGCGCACCAGGAAATGCTCGGGATAACGGCCGGAAAAACTGGCGCCCGCGTCGCCGGCGGGCCCGAAGAAATGGGCAAGATCCCTGCTCATGTATTCGTCGGTGTAGGCATCGTAGATGTAGACTTGGCGCAATCGGCCGAAGGCGTCGTGCAATGCGATGTCGAAAGCGCTGCAACACACCAGCGCCGCGAGCCACGGCACGGGTTCGCCGCCACGCTCGGCGTTGAACGCGGCGAGCATCTCTCGGAGGCGCCCCTCGATGAAAGCGTGGCCCACTTCCATCGGATGTCCCGCGACGTCAAAGACAGCCCATTCCCTGACAAGCCGGCGCGTGAATTCCATGAGGGCGGTGTGGCGTTCCCCGTACGAGAGGCTGCTCGGCCAGACCCACTGCACGCTCAGCGGCGTTTCGCCCCAGCCCTCGGCGCTATGCCCTTTCGCGTCCTCGACACGCAGCCGCACGCGCGCACAGGTGACGCTGGTCAGTGTTTCAGGCCCGAACTTGAGCGGCACGCGCGTCTCGACGGGCAGGAAGTACAAGGCGGCGGCCTTCGGGCGGATATCAGTCGGCTTGGGCATGGCAATTCCTCATACCGTGATTCGGCCTCGTCAATTCGGAGCGTCATTATAGCCGACGTTACGCGATAAAGCCCTTCGAAGCAGTGGTCAGCCTTCCAGGAGCATGTGAATGCCTGGGATGAGGATGTCCCAGAATCCGTCGGTCGGTTCGGCGGGCGTCCATTCGACCTGGATATCTTCGAGACGCGCGCCGGTGATGTCGATGAGTTGCCTGTAGATTTGGCCGATGCCTTGATGGTACGCCATCGCGAGGTGGCGCGTTTCGGTGACCTCCTGGCCGATAAGACGCGCCGCGGTGGCGTCCGCCGCGGCGAGGTCTGTGCTGGCGAGAAGCACCCACGCGCCGAGCCGTTCGCGCATGTCGACGGTCGTGCCCCAATAACCGGGAAGGACGTGGGGACCATTGCCTTCGCAGCCGATGGAACAGTCTATGATTGTGAAGTCGGGTCTTACCGCGTTGACGATATCGAGAAATGCCTGTTCGATGCCCGCGTTGTGCAGCCGGAAACGCCAGGGTCCGCCGAAGCCGTAGTCGTTGACGGACGTCACGCCGACGAAGTTCTTCATGGATGCCGTTATTTGGGTCCAGCGGTGCGTCTTGAGCACGGGCAGCGAAATCACGCGGTCCGCGTCGAGGAGCAGACTGGAAACCTTGATATGCCCGAGGCGCGTGCAGGAGGGCACCGGACGCCACGCGGGCGATTCCGAGTTGAGGCACGCGAGACGCAGGCGCCCGCCATAGCGCGCGTTCAACTGGTTGGCCGCGGCCCGCATGTTCGTGGACCCGTCGAGGGTTTGCAGCTCCTCCCACGAGTACATGGGCACTTGCGCCGCGTCGCCGACGGTCACCCGCGACGCGCCCGCCTTCAAACACTCCTCAGCAACGGCGAGAATGATCTCCGGCTTCGTCGAGTCGCCGGCGGTGACCGAGTTGTGCCGGACCAGGCCCGCGGCGCAGAAGTTGGCCTTGATGAAAACGCTCTCGCCGGGATTGACGATACTCGCGATGCCGCCGCAGGCGTCGACCGCATCCCGGGCCATCTGGGCAAGGTCCAAACCCGTAATCGCAGCCACCAGCGCACGGCTGTTCACCGGCGCGTACGGCGGTGCCGCGGGGCAGCCCGATAGGGCAGCGCTTGCGGCCAGGGCAGAAGATGCGTGGACCCCCCTGCGCATAAAATCGCGGCGCGATAACGTCTTCATGACTCATCCCTTTCGACCCCGGAAGGATCGAGACACCCTAACCCAGCGCGGCCGCACTTTACAACTCAGCCGGGGCACCCGCGCCTGGCAGAAACGGTTTTTTTGACTCTATTCCCGCCGGAAAGGTAGAGTTATGGTTTCGGCGCCGGGCGCATGGAAGGAATGCGCCTGTGTTCCGTCTCCCGGCGCGTAACACGCGGACCCACAGGTCCGTTCCCCGCAGAGGAGCCTGTATGAAGCCGTTCCGCCTATGCTTTGCAGCATCCCTTCTTCTCTCGTGCAGTATAGCCCCCGCCACCGCCGCTTCCTTCGAGGAGACGGAATCGGGCATTCTCGAAGCCTTCAGCAAGGTCAAGAGCATGACGGCGGATTTCA is part of the Candidatus Hydrogenedentota bacterium genome and harbors:
- a CDS encoding alpha/beta hydrolase fold domain-containing protein, with protein sequence MKRAGILVLCAVIGLAVMAAAQVPAEATFEKDLVYGRADGVDLKLDMARPARAETPAPAVVCIHGGAWMSGSKNDYEMVLRRFAADGYLAVAVEYRFAPAHPWPAQIEDVKCAVRYLRARAAELHINPEKIGAVGDSAGGHLALLSGLMDAKDGLEGDGGNEGVSSKVQAVVNIYGPVDLRTWRVLPEAEAAAAAAFGKSSEQMLADFAGTADRNDPRIAQASPVTYIDAGDPPVLTYHGTKDAIVPFDQAATLQARLEAAGVKHEFVPFEGGVHGLDLVQVGIVTQGTLAFFDKWLKGETPAEETAGEEAPPFEAIPKIDAHAHAFDDMPEFAAWLERNNLRLINICLYGNRPEALAPLEAQAAHLHRFYPRVYSFASTFDLTRRDQPGYADEVTAWLDQTFAEGAVMVKLWKEVGMQLKGTDGRYLLPDDPVLDPVCAHLAARGKPLLLHAGDPVDAWRPLDPESAHYRYFSSNPEWHMYDRADAPDYEDILAAVDRLLEKHPDLTVVAAHLGNMAHDVDRVGAWLDRHPNLYVDVSARLPDLMRQPVEKIRAFFIKHQDRILYGTDIDPCQFPAPGPIAAEKRDAYLWAAEARYRNEYAYFAGSGTRNPGDSEAACLALPRSVLEKLYHANAERLIPELAP
- a CDS encoding SH3 domain-containing protein, with product MKMFLVVLLACVAPAASGQPAVPGEAPENPPFKEAQVLPADEAAHQPDFLEFRKQLIAAVAKRDRASLIEHLADDVSNELAGVLGLPEFISFYGLTGKTDTGHDESFIWEELKEILALGGTFRDGAFHAPYLTTQFPDEFDAFEFAVITGKDVNVRQGPGTNTRVVAKKSYTIVRVLDWGDSPEATLSAGEKTYGWVRVGLPTGETGYVYGKYVRSPIACRAIFQKRGGAWKLAIFVCGD
- a CDS encoding DUF3592 domain-containing protein — protein: MKPEHRNRKSTPHVVRHVVAAAPDDGTPVRFRYALHDRFRAGPLSFVSVIIANLIPVSGVFFFHWDVTMILVLYWLENAVIGLFLAAKIALVRHDLTLLRRISQGISGVFPYAVFTVIHLLFVVALCTAFQAQAEGKTTVRLHFEQTIPVLKIFVSPQVLATLALMAGHQFFSLVYDFVGRGEFRRTTAEALVKSTALRVVPLHMCIVFGVTVSPAFDLPKGFLLVLMAAKTIADLAGHTLDRARGADPVPEFPLTRATRGRVFQRVHRTLLYISILAVLAIVISWTAGLRDWGILHVIPLTIACGICGVLAASLPTPGDDTARFFVGALSLLRFPALFVSCAGVLLSPAGFANLSTFRALGSPDSRVTDGLVTHMRERQERSGHYYHVTFSFTPAGAPPQANTRRYEAGDDLRFENASGVTIGGPVRVRYLQSNPAVARLDSEFAFGRSQMYKLTYSGLALVLNGVIIVLQIARSSRVGWRCRTN
- a CDS encoding mandelate racemase/muconate lactonizing enzyme family protein; translation: MPKPTDIRPKAAALYFLPVETRVPLKFGPETLTSVTCARVRLRVEDAKGHSAEGWGETPLSVQWVWPSSLSYGERHTALMEFTRRLVREWAVFDVAGHPMEVGHAFIEGRLREMLAAFNAERGGEPVPWLAALVCCSAFDIALHDAFGRLRQVYIYDAYTDEYMSRDLAHFFGPAGDAGASFSGRYPEHFLVRPRPDRMPAWHLVGGKDWIDESERDGSEPEDGYPVLLRDWIRTDGLKCLKIKLRGNDRAWDYDRLVRVGQIAIEENVNWLSADFNSTVSEPAYVADILDQLLIEQPRIYGMILYVEQPFPYELEQNRIDVHSVSARKPLFMDESAHDWRLVRLGRELGWTGVALKTCKTQTGALLALCWAKVHGMMLMVQDLTNPMLAQVPHCLLAAHAGTIMGVETNAMQFYPEASLPEARTHPGIYQRRNGQVDISTIKGTGFAYGGIVAARELPAPAAQSE
- a CDS encoding DUF362 domain-containing protein, with the protein product MKTLSRRDFMRRGVHASSALAASAALSGCPAAPPYAPVNSRALVAAITGLDLAQMARDAVDACGGIASIVNPGESVFIKANFCAAGLVRHNSVTAGDSTKPEIILAVAEECLKAGASRVTVGDAAQVPMYSWEELQTLDGSTNMRAAANQLNARYGGRLRLACLNSESPAWRPVPSCTRLGHIKVSSLLLDADRVISLPVLKTHRWTQITASMKNFVGVTSVNDYGFGGPWRFRLHNAGIEQAFLDIVNAVRPDFTIIDCSIGCEGNGPHVLPGYWGTTVDMRERLGAWVLLASTDLAAADATAARLIGQEVTETRHLAMAYHQGIGQIYRQLIDITGARLEDIQVEWTPAEPTDGFWDILIPGIHMLLEG